From Cherax quadricarinatus isolate ZL_2023a chromosome 56, ASM3850222v1, whole genome shotgun sequence, a single genomic window includes:
- the LOC128700719 gene encoding sphingomyelin phosphodiesterase 5 translates to MAPPRESRYDKKIWEVVDTLISILTVPFLHAISLFGSCYWITTFDKSAFLFMFMRFAVLGPIFFILAFVLSPFALVGYILWVLLNSYVNIQPFYSVSSSQSRYPSEGHYCQSKFTLCSANLLLCLEIIGRINNNRNVYWRVNEIARRLLHQNPLLNLNQNLQSPVNREDIVQSKLPEVNVFILQEVFLRLFGSQLIKHLKHKYPYIIYDVGIHRMDTNFCLLGSGLFLASEYPILEANFHPFTYNTSYGKLICYGVLLVKLDLGTLKKNDVDMQAVGYVANTHTQAFQGKDQVLVHQLEEVRLWMKSFIRDTHNADSEIVVFAVIGGDFNCDNMSSGDRGTQVLPLWNEYEDPCRVCAGDDQPWTIGTEHRQRMLHHPLVQNPETFRKILLDDIQRRRYILDATVKEQQLDMMWIAPSLDPSGALHPLREGGRRRIDHLIVRYGDEVSPSAFWFSTVIAGLTDHIPVALMLERKQY, encoded by the exons ATGGCTCCTCCTAGAGAGTCACGGTATGACAAAAAGATATGGGAAGTTGTGGACACCCTTATCAGCATATTGACAGTCCCATTTCTCCATGCCATCTCCCTGTTTGGCTCCTGCTACTGGATCACCACTTTTGACAAATCCGCATTCCTCTTCATGTTTATGAG GTTTGCAGTTTTGGGCCCAATTTTTTTCATCTTGGCATTTGTGTTAAGTCCATTTGCTCTTGTGGGATACATCCTGTGGGTGCTTCTCAACTCATATGTCAACATTCAACCATTCTACTCTGTTTCTTCAAGTCAGAGTCGGTATCCCTCTGAAGGACACTACTGTCAGTCCAAGTTCACCCTGTGTTCTGCAAATTTGCTCCTGTGCTTGGAGATTATAGGACGCATAAACAACAACAG GAATGTGTACTGGCGAGTGAATGAGATTGCTAGACGTCTCCTTCATCAAAATCCTTTGTTAAATCTTAATCAGAATCTCCAGTCTCCAGTGAACAGGGAAGATATTGTTCAGAGTAAG CTACCGGAAGTCAATGTGTTTATCCTTCAAGAAGTGTTCCTAAGGCTCTTTGGATCACAACTGATCAAGCATTTAAAGCACAAGTATCCTTATATAATCTATGATGTGGGTATTCATCGCATGGACACCAATTTTTGCCTTCTTG GAAGTGGGTTGTTCTTAGCATCGGAGTATCCAATTTTAGAGGCAAATTTCCATCCATTCACATACAACACCAGTTATGGGAAATTAATTTGTTATGGAGTTCTCCTGGTAAAG CTTGACTTGGGAACATTGAAGAAAAATGATGTGGACATGCAGGCTGTTGGTTATgttgccaacacacacacacag GCTTTCCAAGGAAAGGATCAAGTGTTGGTTCATCAGCTGGAGGAAGTCCGGCTGTGGATGAAGAGTTTCATCAGAGATACCCATAATGCTGATAGTGAAATTGTGGTTTTTGCTGTAATTGGAGGAGATTTCAACTGTGATAATATGTCATCAG GTGACAGGGGAACCCAAGTTCTTCCTTTGTGGAATGAATACGAGGATCCATGCCGGGTGTGTGCAGGAGATGACCAGCCTTGGACAATCGGCACAGAACACCGCCAACGTATGCTTCACCATCCATTAGTACAGAACCCTGAAACTTTTCGGAAAATTCTCCTTGATGATATTCAGCGGAGACGCTATATTCTGGATGCCACTGTGAAG GAACAGCAGCTGGATATGATGTGGATTGCCCCCAGTCTAGATCCATCAGGAGCACTGCATCCTCTAAGAGAAGGTGGCCGGCGAAGGATAGATCACCTGATTGTAAGATATGGCGATGAGGTCTCACCTTCAGCATTTTGGTTCAGCACTGTCATTGCCGGGCTTACGGATCATATCCCTGTAGCTTTAATGCTGGAGAGAAAACAATATTAA